One Helicobacter cetorum MIT 00-7128 DNA window includes the following coding sequences:
- the lpxE gene encoding lipid A 1-phosphatase LpxE, with translation MKNLSYYQKFKCLYVQSLPKSISKNIIGFNILLMLLGILIPFPKVPKHHNVPLVFNLTEHYTRFIPTILSVAVPLAKRDVIGLFQVANASIATTILTHTQKRALNDVTIYNQRLGERPYGGNHNMPSGHSSMIGLAVAFLMRRYSFKGYLWLFPLVPLTMLARIYLDMHTIGAVLAGLGVGILCASLFTSPKKS, from the coding sequence ATGAAAAATCTCTCTTATTATCAAAAATTTAAGTGTCTCTATGTGCAAAGTTTGCCAAAATCTATCTCTAAAAATATTATTGGATTTAATATCTTGCTTATGCTCTTAGGCATCTTAATCCCTTTCCCTAAAGTGCCTAAGCACCATAATGTGCCATTAGTGTTTAATCTAACCGAGCATTACACACGCTTTATCCCTACGATTCTTTCTGTAGCTGTTCCTTTGGCTAAAAGAGATGTTATAGGGCTTTTTCAAGTGGCTAATGCCTCTATTGCAACCACTATTCTCACGCACACTCAAAAAAGAGCGCTCAATGATGTAACTATCTATAACCAACGCTTAGGTGAACGCCCTTATGGGGGTAATCACAACATGCCAAGCGGACATTCATCTATGATAGGATTAGCAGTAGCATTTTTAATGCGTAGATACTCCTTTAAGGGCTATTTGTGGCTCTTTCCTTTAGTGCCTTTGACTATGCTGGCTCGCATTTATTTAGATATGCACACCATTGGAGCAGTGTTAGCTGGGCTTGGTGTAGGAATCTTGTGTGCAAGTCTTTTTACAAGCCCTAAAAAGTCTTAA
- a CDS encoding citrate synthase: MSITLINNENNERYEFETIKCTRGPKAVDFSKLFENTGFFSYDPGYSSTAGCKSTISYINGKEGELYYKGHKIEDLVAKYKYVDVCKLLLTGELPKNADESLEFELELRHRSFIHETLLNMFSAFPTNAHPMAKLSSGVSILSTLYSAHGDMHNEEDYQTMARRIIAKIPTLAAICYRNEVGAPIIYPDIARSYVENILFMLRGYPHSRLKHTIKGEVEITPLEVEAFDKILTLHADHGQNASSTTVRNVASTGVHPYAAISAGISALWGHLHGGANEKVLLQLEEIGDVKNVDKYIARVKDKNDSFKLMGFGHRVYKSYDPRAKILKGLKDELHKKGVKMNERLGEIAAKVEEIALKDEYFIERNLYPNVDFYSGTILTALKIPVRFFTPVFVIGRTVGWCAQLLEHVKNPQARITRPRQVYVGE, from the coding sequence ATGTCTATTACGCTAATCAATAATGAAAACAACGAGCGCTATGAATTTGAAACCATTAAATGCACTCGTGGGCCAAAGGCGGTTGATTTTTCCAAGCTTTTTGAAAACACAGGGTTTTTCTCCTATGACCCCGGATACTCCTCTACTGCAGGGTGTAAATCTACTATTAGCTATATCAATGGTAAAGAGGGTGAATTGTATTACAAGGGGCATAAAATTGAAGATTTAGTCGCTAAATACAAGTATGTAGATGTATGCAAGCTCTTGCTTACAGGCGAACTTCCTAAAAATGCTGATGAATCTTTAGAATTTGAATTGGAATTGCGCCATAGAAGTTTTATCCATGAGACTTTATTAAACATGTTTAGCGCATTCCCTACCAATGCCCACCCTATGGCAAAGCTCTCTAGTGGTGTGTCAATTCTATCTACTTTATATTCTGCGCATGGGGATATGCACAACGAAGAAGATTACCAAACTATGGCTAGAAGAATCATTGCTAAAATCCCTACTCTAGCTGCTATTTGCTATCGCAATGAAGTAGGAGCTCCTATCATTTATCCTGATATTGCACGCTCTTATGTAGAAAACATTCTCTTTATGTTAAGAGGTTATCCGCATAGTCGTTTAAAACACACCATTAAAGGCGAAGTTGAAATCACGCCTTTAGAAGTAGAAGCTTTTGATAAAATCCTAACTCTTCATGCTGACCATGGGCAAAACGCCTCTTCTACCACCGTTAGAAATGTCGCCAGCACCGGTGTGCATCCTTATGCGGCTATTAGTGCAGGGATTTCGGCTTTATGGGGGCATTTGCATGGGGGGGCGAATGAAAAAGTGCTTTTACAATTAGAAGAAATTGGCGATGTTAAAAATGTAGATAAATATATTGCAAGAGTAAAAGATAAGAATGACAGCTTTAAGCTTATGGGCTTTGGGCATAGGGTCTATAAGAGTTATGACCCAAGAGCTAAAATTCTTAAAGGCTTGAAAGATGAGCTCCATAAAAAAGGTGTTAAAATGAACGAACGCTTAGGCGAAATTGCTGCTAAAGTGGAAGAAATCGCCTTAAAAGATGAGTATTTCATTGAAAGAAATCTCTATCCTAATGTGGATTTTTATTCTGGAACGATTCTAACAGCTTTAAAAATTCCGGTTCGTTTCTTTACGCCGGTATTTGTAATTGGTCGCACAGTGGGTTGGTGTGCGCAACTCTTAGAGCATGTCAAAAACCCTCAAGCTAGAATCACTCGTCCAAGACAAGTGTATGTAGGCGAATAA
- the nspC gene encoding carboxynorspermidine decarboxylase, with amino-acid sequence MYSSIPTPCYVLESERLEENAKILDFVQQQSGAKILLALKGYAFWREFDILREYLSGCCASGVYEANLAFEEFGGREVNKEICVYSPAFKEEDLKEVLPIATSIVFNSFYQYVKFRDIILDKNKSLENLGLSPIKMGLRINPLYSEVTPAIYNPCAKVSRLGITPSEFEKGVKEHGLEGINGLHFHTHCEQNSDALKRTLEHVEKHFKPYLEQMEWVNFGGGHHITREDYDVKLLIQIIKDFKARYNNIEVILEPGEAIGWQCGFLLASVVDLVQNEETIAILDTSFSAHMPDCLEMPYRPNILKISVENNEEVIEVEKGENKGTYSYVLGGPTCLAGDFMQNFSFDTPLKRGDKILFKDMLHYTIVKNNTFNGVPLPSLAKLDKKGFKVLKDFSYEDYKNRN; translated from the coding sequence ATGTATAGTTCTATTCCTACCCCTTGTTATGTATTAGAAAGTGAGCGCTTAGAAGAAAACGCTAAGATTTTAGATTTTGTGCAACAGCAAAGTGGCGCAAAAATCTTGCTTGCTTTAAAAGGCTATGCTTTTTGGCGTGAATTTGATATTTTAAGAGAATATTTAAGTGGGTGCTGTGCAAGTGGGGTCTATGAGGCTAATTTAGCGTTTGAGGAATTTGGAGGGCGAGAAGTTAATAAAGAAATCTGTGTTTATAGCCCAGCGTTTAAAGAAGAAGATTTAAAAGAAGTTTTGCCTATTGCTACAAGCATTGTTTTTAATTCTTTTTATCAGTATGTAAAATTTAGAGATATAATCTTGGACAAAAATAAAAGCTTAGAAAATTTAGGGTTAAGCCCTATTAAAATGGGCTTAAGAATCAACCCCCTTTATAGTGAAGTAACCCCAGCTATTTACAACCCATGCGCTAAAGTAAGTCGTTTGGGTATTACACCAAGTGAATTTGAAAAAGGTGTTAAAGAGCATGGCTTAGAGGGTATTAATGGCTTGCATTTTCATACGCATTGTGAGCAAAATTCTGATGCCCTAAAACGCACTTTAGAACATGTGGAAAAACATTTTAAGCCCTATTTGGAGCAAATGGAGTGGGTGAATTTTGGCGGAGGGCATCATATTACTAGAGAAGATTATGATGTCAAATTACTGATTCAAATTATTAAGGACTTTAAAGCCCGCTATAACAATATAGAAGTGATTTTAGAGCCCGGAGAGGCTATTGGGTGGCAATGCGGATTTTTACTTGCAAGCGTAGTAGATTTAGTGCAGAACGAAGAGACAATCGCTATTTTAGACACTTCTTTTAGCGCTCATATGCCAGATTGTTTGGAAATGCCCTATCGCCCTAATATCCTTAAAATTTCTGTAGAAAATAATGAAGAAGTAATAGAAGTTGAAAAGGGCGAAAATAAGGGCACTTATTCGTATGTCTTAGGTGGGCCTACTTGTTTGGCGGGGGATTTTATGCAAAATTTTAGCTTTGATACCCCTTTAAAAAGAGGCGATAAAATTCTTTTTAAAGACATGTTGCATTATACAATTGTTAAAAACAATACCTTTAATGGTGTGCCACTCCCTAGTCTAGCCAAACTAGACAAGAAAGGCTTCAAGGTGTTAAAGGACTTTTCTTATGAGGATTATAAAAATAGGAATTAA
- the icd gene encoding isocitrate dehydrogenase (NADP(+)), protein MAYNPRFLSKPTEGEEITIKDGKLCVPNHPIIPFIEGDGIGSDITPAMIKVVDKAVEKAYKGEKKIAWYEVFVGEKCYNKFKDHKELSPEEQWLLPDTIDAINHYKVSIKGPLTTPIGEGFRSLNVALRQKMDLYVCLRPVRWYGSPSPVKEPNKVDMVIFRENAEDIYAGVEWAQGSEEAKKLIAFLQDELKVTKIRFPETSGIGIKPISKEGTERLVRKAIEYAIDNDKPSVTFVHKGNIMKFTEGAFMKWGYALAQKEFGAQIIDKGPWCSLKNPKTGKEIIIKDMIADAFLQQILLRPSEYSVIATMNLNGDYISDALAAMVGGIGIAPGANLNDTVGMFEATHGTAPKYTGLDKVNPGSIILSAEMMLRHMGWVEAADLIVSSMEKAIKSKKVTYDFARLMEGATEVKCSEFADVMIECM, encoded by the coding sequence ATGGCTTATAACCCTAGATTTTTATCTAAACCCACAGAGGGCGAAGAAATTACAATTAAAGATGGCAAGTTATGTGTGCCAAATCACCCTATTATTCCTTTTATTGAGGGCGATGGCATTGGTTCTGATATTACCCCAGCGATGATTAAAGTTGTTGATAAAGCGGTAGAGAAAGCTTATAAAGGCGAGAAAAAAATCGCATGGTATGAAGTGTTTGTAGGCGAAAAGTGCTATAACAAATTCAAAGACCACAAAGAGTTAAGCCCTGAAGAGCAATGGCTACTCCCTGATACCATTGATGCGATTAATCATTACAAAGTGTCTATTAAAGGGCCTTTGACTACGCCTATTGGAGAAGGGTTTAGGTCATTAAATGTGGCTTTGCGTCAAAAGATGGACTTGTATGTGTGTTTGAGACCGGTTAGGTGGTATGGTAGTCCAAGCCCTGTAAAAGAGCCTAACAAAGTGGATATGGTGATTTTTAGAGAAAATGCTGAAGATATTTATGCAGGGGTTGAGTGGGCGCAAGGTAGCGAAGAAGCTAAAAAGCTTATTGCTTTCTTACAAGATGAATTAAAGGTTACTAAAATTAGATTCCCAGAAACTAGCGGTATAGGTATCAAACCTATCAGTAAAGAGGGCACAGAAAGATTAGTGAGAAAAGCGATTGAATATGCGATTGATAATGACAAACCAAGCGTAACTTTCGTGCATAAGGGTAATATTATGAAATTTACTGAAGGGGCGTTTATGAAATGGGGCTATGCTCTAGCTCAAAAAGAATTTGGCGCTCAAATCATTGATAAAGGTCCTTGGTGTTCGTTGAAAAACCCCAAAACCGGAAAAGAAATCATTATAAAAGATATGATTGCCGATGCATTCTTGCAACAAATCTTATTACGCCCTAGCGAATACAGCGTGATTGCTACCATGAATTTGAATGGGGATTATATTTCTGATGCATTAGCTGCAATGGTTGGGGGCATTGGCATTGCTCCAGGGGCTAATCTCAATGACACGGTGGGCATGTTTGAAGCAACGCATGGCACTGCTCCTAAATACACCGGACTTGATAAAGTAAATCCTGGCTCTATTATTTTGAGTGCTGAAATGATGTTAAGGCATATGGGTTGGGTAGAAGCGGCTGATTTAATCGTATCTTCTATGGAAAAAGCGATTAAGAGCAAGAAAGTAACTTATGATTTTGCCCGCCTTATGGAAGGTGCTACTGAAGTTAAATGCTCTGAATTTGCTGATGTGATGATTGAATGCATGTAA
- the bioD gene encoding dethiobiotin synthase, whose product MSVVLFVSATNTNIGKTTCARELAKICNTQGIKTILLKPIETGVSLLDKSSDAHLFLKDNQALNSSLQLNDISIYRYNKACAPLIAQQEENPSMPIELNKIKDLIEHFKQRYDLVIVEGAGGLLVPITLKESMLDLALKLQAKLLLISHDNLGMINDCLLNDYLLKSQKLDYKIAINLREDNTSTFESVSLPYIKQFNKHALNPILIFQKDLKKLMDFIIKPLTH is encoded by the coding sequence ATGAGCGTGGTTCTTTTTGTTAGTGCGACTAATACCAACATTGGTAAAACTACTTGCGCAAGAGAGCTTGCAAAAATTTGCAATACTCAAGGCATTAAAACGATTTTATTAAAACCCATTGAAACAGGTGTGAGCTTGCTAGATAAATCAAGTGATGCGCATTTATTTTTAAAAGACAATCAAGCATTGAATTCTTCACTCCAACTAAATGATATTTCAATCTATCGCTATAACAAAGCGTGCGCCCCACTCATTGCCCAACAAGAGGAAAATCCAAGCATGCCTATTGAATTAAATAAAATCAAGGATTTAATAGAGCATTTTAAACAGCGCTATGATTTAGTTATTGTTGAGGGGGCTGGGGGCTTATTAGTCCCCATTACTTTAAAAGAGAGCATGCTAGATTTAGCCCTAAAATTACAAGCTAAATTGCTTTTAATTAGCCATGATAATTTAGGAATGATAAATGATTGTTTATTGAATGATTATTTGTTAAAATCTCAAAAATTAGATTATAAAATCGCCATTAATCTAAGAGAGGATAATACCTCTACTTTTGAGAGCGTGAGTTTGCCCTATATTAAACAATTTAACAAACACGCTTTAAACCCTATCTTAATCTTTCAAAAAGACTTAAAAAAATTAATGGATTTTATCATTAAACCACTTACGCACTGA
- a CDS encoding DUF1523 family protein: MMKIVRNIVLSFLTMIFLALMLCVSYFMPHYKAVFISGIEVKRMDKNGLVNNSHLPKGPTRDVYFIQTYNPNDKKDVIVFRNEDTRFGFPFYFKFNSADISALAQSLVNQRVEVKYYGWRINLFDMFANAISIKPLEENSEVSKPIFSWILYALLLGGLFISAHSVRKWFNDKIH, translated from the coding sequence ATTATGAAAATTGTGCGTAATATAGTTTTATCTTTTTTAACGATGATATTTTTAGCGCTTATGCTATGCGTGAGTTATTTCATGCCTCATTATAAGGCGGTTTTTATAAGTGGTATAGAAGTCAAAAGAATGGATAAAAATGGTTTAGTCAATAACTCTCATCTGCCTAAAGGGCCTACTAGAGATGTGTATTTTATCCAAACCTATAACCCTAATGATAAAAAAGATGTGATAGTTTTTCGCAATGAAGACACACGCTTTGGCTTTCCCTTTTATTTCAAATTCAATTCTGCTGACATTTCAGCTCTAGCTCAAAGCTTAGTCAATCAGCGTGTAGAAGTGAAATATTATGGGTGGCGTATTAATTTATTTGATATGTTTGCTAACGCTATTTCTATCAAACCTCTTGAGGAAAATAGCGAAGTTTCTAAGCCTATTTTTAGTTGGATTTTGTATGCGCTATTATTAGGGGGGTTATTTATTAGCGCACATTCAGTGCGTAAGTGGTTTAATGATAAAATCCATTAA
- a CDS encoding universal stress protein, producing the protein MNILFGISDTQECRNAVESAIKLAHSLKSVRFTLLHVSMEVFIYADNGMMDYGTTEALEEKKAKALLQEFSTLFEKEGIICEQVLKSGEPIDVVLDMAKDYDLLLIGASESNLLYRLFGSHQNRFIDQSPIPIMVAK; encoded by the coding sequence ATGAACATTTTGTTTGGAATTAGCGACACTCAGGAATGCCGTAACGCTGTAGAGTCTGCAATTAAGTTAGCTCATTCGCTTAAAAGCGTGCGTTTTACTTTATTGCATGTAAGTATGGAAGTATTTATTTATGCGGATAATGGAATGATGGATTATGGCACTACAGAGGCTTTAGAAGAAAAAAAGGCTAAGGCACTATTGCAAGAGTTTAGCACCCTTTTTGAAAAAGAGGGCATTATATGCGAGCAAGTGCTAAAAAGTGGCGAACCTATTGATGTGGTTTTAGATATGGCTAAGGACTATGATTTGTTATTGATTGGAGCGAGTGAATCTAATTTGCTGTATCGTTTATTTGGTTCGCACCAAAATCGCTTTATTGACCAATCGCCTATTCCTATTATGGTTGCCAAATAA
- a CDS encoding chemotaxis protein: protein MANSLAGIDQVTSLHKNNELQLLCFRLGKNKDLYAVNVFKIREVVKYHGGLTIISHDSSSLVEGLIIIRELTIPLIDMKKWFYYDSKNKTKDLRPYKIEKEEGEDDIIMICEFSRWTIGVRIYEADRILNKKWTEMEQSAGVGGSTGNNKLVSRTRYFDGRLVQVVDIEKMLVDVFPWIEDEKHDDLEKLSKVHSEKCVLLADDSPSVLKTMQMILDKLGVHHIDFINGKKLLDYLFSAETDVSNIGLIITDLEMPEASGFEVIKQVKANSLTSKIPIVVNSSMSGSSNEDMARSLRADDFISKSNPKDIERVVKQFMVS from the coding sequence ATGGCTAATAGTTTAGCAGGCATTGACCAAGTTACAAGTTTGCATAAAAATAATGAATTGCAATTATTGTGTTTTAGGCTTGGGAAAAATAAAGATTTGTATGCGGTAAATGTGTTTAAAATCCGTGAGGTAGTGAAATATCATGGAGGGCTTACGATTATTAGCCATGATAGTAGTTCGCTTGTAGAGGGTTTAATTATTATTAGGGAATTAACAATCCCTCTAATTGATATGAAAAAATGGTTCTATTATGATAGTAAGAATAAAACCAAAGATTTACGCCCCTATAAGATAGAAAAAGAAGAAGGCGAAGATGACATCATTATGATTTGTGAGTTTTCTCGCTGGACAATAGGGGTGCGTATTTATGAGGCTGATAGAATCTTAAATAAGAAATGGACTGAAATGGAGCAAAGTGCTGGTGTGGGTGGCTCAACCGGAAACAATAAGCTAGTGAGTCGCACACGCTATTTTGATGGGCGCTTGGTGCAAGTGGTAGATATTGAAAAAATGCTTGTAGATGTCTTCCCTTGGATTGAAGATGAAAAGCATGATGATTTAGAAAAGCTCTCTAAAGTGCATTCTGAAAAATGCGTCTTGCTCGCTGATGATTCTCCAAGCGTATTAAAAACTATGCAAATGATTTTAGATAAGCTTGGGGTGCATCATATTGACTTCATTAATGGTAAGAAATTATTAGATTATTTGTTTAGCGCTGAAACTGATGTGAGCAATATTGGGTTAATTATCACGGATTTAGAAATGCCAGAGGCAAGCGGGTTTGAAGTGATTAAGCAGGTTAAGGCTAACTCTTTAACTTCTAAAATCCCTATTGTAGTTAATTCTTCTATGAGTGGGAGTTCTAATGAAGATATGGCTAGGAGTTTAAGAGCTGATGATTTCATTTCCAAATCTAACCCCAAAGATATTGAAAGAGTCGTGAAACAATTTATGGTTTCTTAA
- a CDS encoding outer membrane beta-barrel protein, with the protein MKVQAMIFNKKFLKASLVLSVLLSGKEVLASGNCQISYNALTQGEYTSTTNLYLVANVTDITSALSDCQANQSNFPKIDVEANINNYTNIYGISNSTKHYTLDNFQDILKFLSNVGDGSLNIQLGDKAFLSLSNDAFENKTNKDYSPSQSMSLNANTINISQNFVLKNNVSLSLGGFSLNFNDAKVTSNNQSSVDTSGYLESIFISGSYFDNSDISTLNFTGVRITTIANDVFSNSNSSTISFGGKNKVSDNSTFNNSNHSTISFSGKNEISSSTFNSDNTSSISFSGITTFNNGVTFNGSIPNSNSKSTQSNTAPTEISTSLGTYNFNIQASNLNNLTNSTTTFNGTTFNRANYNFGTGDVVFSGKDTFNQGGQFYFGNGNTIIFSGKNTINTQNNNDPFSQLLADNTIELKNNAVFNLSAIENNQAYEVLNTNGVIDYSKLASSYTNNRYRLIMLNGKSASEYKDIGTNTYDVLYHVGGQNITLKETFSNHSISVEKVANVNGMQAVPSIVINPKNSSNHDKNGGNTPAKDDKHNKVIVNNSDSSNKETNDDNPHIVSGNGSQEHHNNSNKNTNGGKSHTPSIPTPHNNQSPQPKTIPLSPTPPIPSTHQKDKSDNTPINPNPNRSQSKNQNPSADSTTNPNSGSNPKQSKNANPTSNPNPTTPTKIAINGTTITLAPNSFKINQTTTSLLQLQNNLSELKTALENQNPTLNSYENTKAYKEITKDLNNVFSLIKQVTSELNNNSKVSLISLSNQMSNANEALNTLVTQIQKSIDSSLSNGNDNKENLKPLANTLEVIQNASKVVHQAQNNVSQVATSSITYTQPTTQTQRTNNSAYGLDIQIGYKYFFGKKKHFGIRGYATYSYMYSSANTAINNKDNNLGKTNHHTYGAGFDFLYNFYESKNSLYTTGILLGVELLGSTWDNSNYALLNDYAKDIKALGGKAHLHTSAFQLPLVIGFRSNFSKHSGIELGFKIPLITNDYFTSNLKGYKETIIYRDNVNLYFNYVVNF; encoded by the coding sequence ATGAAAGTTCAAGCAATGATATTTAATAAGAAATTCTTAAAAGCCTCATTAGTCTTAAGTGTGCTTTTAAGTGGAAAGGAAGTGTTGGCAAGTGGTAATTGTCAGATTAGTTACAATGCCCTTACACAAGGCGAATATACATCAACAACAAATTTATATCTAGTGGCGAATGTTACTGATATAACGAGTGCTTTGAGTGATTGCCAAGCTAATCAGTCTAATTTTCCAAAAATTGATGTTGAAGCCAATATTAATAACTATACTAATATTTATGGCATATCTAACTCTACAAAACATTATACGCTTGACAATTTTCAAGACATTCTAAAGTTTTTATCAAATGTTGGTGATGGTTCTTTAAATATTCAATTGGGCGATAAGGCTTTTCTTTCATTAAGTAATGATGCTTTTGAAAACAAAACAAACAAAGACTATTCTCCTTCTCAAAGTATGAGTTTAAATGCTAACACTATCAATATTTCTCAAAATTTTGTATTAAAAAATAATGTAAGTTTATCGCTTGGTGGTTTCTCGCTCAATTTTAATGATGCCAAAGTAACTTCTAATAATCAAAGTTCAGTCGATACTAGTGGTTATTTAGAATCGATTTTTATTAGTGGGAGTTATTTTGACAACTCAGATATTTCTACTTTGAATTTTACTGGCGTTAGAATTACCACTATTGCCAATGATGTTTTTAGCAATAGCAATAGCTCTACAATTTCGTTTGGTGGCAAGAATAAAGTATCAGATAATTCCACTTTTAACAACAGCAATCATTCTACTATTTCATTTAGTGGTAAAAATGAAATTTCTAGCTCCACTTTTAATAGTGATAACACTTCTAGCATTAGCTTTTCTGGGATAACTACTTTTAATAATGGTGTAACTTTCAATGGGTCTATACCAAATAGTAATTCAAAAAGCACGCAATCCAACACAGCTCCTACAGAGATTTCCACTTCATTGGGGACTTATAATTTTAATATCCAAGCCTCTAATCTCAATAACCTTACTAACTCTACCACCACCTTTAATGGCACAACTTTTAATCGTGCTAATTACAACTTTGGCACAGGAGATGTAGTTTTTTCAGGGAAAGATACCTTTAATCAGGGGGGACAATTTTATTTCGGTAATGGGAACACCATCATTTTTTCAGGGAAAAATACGATTAATACGCAAAATAATAACGACCCATTTTCTCAATTATTAGCTGATAATACGATTGAATTAAAGAATAATGCTGTCTTTAATTTAAGTGCTATAGAAAATAATCAAGCCTATGAAGTGCTAAACACTAATGGCGTGATTGATTATTCCAAATTGGCAAGTAGCTATACCAATAATCGTTATAGATTGATTATGCTTAATGGAAAGAGTGCGAGTGAGTATAAGGACATTGGGACTAACACCTATGATGTGCTTTATCATGTTGGTGGTCAAAACATTACCTTAAAAGAAACTTTTAGTAACCATTCCATTTCGGTTGAAAAAGTTGCCAATGTTAATGGAATGCAAGCTGTGCCTAGCATTGTGATTAATCCTAAAAATTCTAGTAACCACGATAAGAATGGGGGTAATACGCCAGCTAAAGATGATAAGCATAATAAAGTCATAGTTAATAATAGTGATAGTTCTAACAAGGAAACAAATGATGATAACCCACATATAGTAAGTGGCAATGGCAGTCAAGAACATCATAATAACTCCAATAAGAACACCAATGGTGGCAAATCGCATACACCAAGCATTCCAACCCCACATAATAACCAATCCCCACAACCTAAAACAATTCCACTATCGCCTACTCCACCCATTCCTTCAACTCACCAAAAAGATAAATCTGATAACACCCCAATAAACCCCAACCCTAATAGAAGTCAAAGCAAGAACCAAAACCCTAGTGCTGACTCAACTACAAACCCTAATAGTGGCTCTAACCCTAAGCAAAGCAAGAATGCTAATCCTACTTCTAACCCTAACCCAACAACCCCAACTAAAATAGCCATTAATGGAACAACTATCACTCTAGCTCCAAATTCCTTTAAAATAAATCAAACCACTACTTCTCTCTTGCAATTACAAAATAACCTTAGTGAGTTAAAAACAGCATTAGAAAATCAAAACCCTACACTTAATTCATATGAGAATACAAAAGCTTATAAGGAGATTACCAAAGACTTGAATAATGTCTTTAGTCTTATAAAACAAGTTACTTCTGAATTAAACAACAACTCTAAAGTAAGCCTTATTTCTTTAAGCAATCAAATGTCTAATGCTAATGAGGCTTTAAACACATTAGTTACACAAATACAAAAATCTATAGATAGTAGTTTATCTAATGGCAATGACAATAAAGAGAATTTAAAGCCACTAGCTAACACCCTTGAAGTTATTCAAAACGCTAGTAAAGTAGTTCATCAAGCACAAAACAATGTCTCCCAAGTAGCCACAAGCTCTATTACTTATACACAGCCTACTACTCAAACCCAAAGAACTAATAACTCAGCCTATGGACTAGATATCCAAATAGGTTATAAATACTTCTTTGGTAAGAAAAAGCATTTTGGTATTAGAGGTTATGCCACTTACTCTTATATGTATTCTAGTGCTAATACTGCCATTAACAATAAAGACAATAACCTAGGAAAAACCAATCACCATACTTATGGTGCAGGCTTTGATTTCTTATATAACTTCTATGAGAGTAAGAATAGTCTCTATACTACAGGTATTCTACTAGGAGTAGAATTACTAGGTTCTACTTGGGATAATTCAAACTATGCTCTATTAAATGATTATGCAAAAGACATTAAAGCTTTAGGTGGTAAAGCTCATCTACACACTAGTGCTTTCCAACTTCCTTTAGTTATAGGCTTTAGAAGTAATTTCTCTAAGCATAGTGGTATTGAACTAGGGTTTAAAATTCCTTTAATCACTAATGATTATTTTACAAGTAATCTAAAGGGTTATAAAGAGACTATTATCTATAGAGATAATGTTAATTTGTATTTTAACTATGTGGTGAATTTTTAA
- a CDS encoding ATP-dependent Clp protease adaptor ClpS: protein MPTPKMSQVLMLNDHYTTMDFVVSMLREFFDKPLEEAQTIMLSIHHEGEGVCGVYPYDIAEYKAQCVRDRARALNFPLQLVVEEVK, encoded by the coding sequence ATGCCTACGCCTAAAATGTCTCAAGTCTTAATGCTTAATGACCACTATACGACAATGGATTTTGTAGTTTCTATGTTAAGAGAATTTTTTGATAAGCCTTTAGAAGAGGCACAAACCATTATGTTAAGCATTCATCATGAGGGTGAGGGGGTTTGTGGGGTGTATCCTTATGATATTGCTGAGTATAAAGCACAATGTGTAAGAGATAGGGCTAGGGCTTTAAACTTCCCTTTGCAACTTGTTGTAGAAGAGGTTAAATAA